ttttattaaaagcaAGATATCTTGTGATTTAACCTATGGTTGGTCCACATCCACAGTCACTTAACTCTACTTAGATGCGAGTCATTTTACTCTATTCAGATGAAACTCACTTTTATAGCATCAATATAATATAagctattttatatttaaaaatttataaataatttcttTAATGTTGTGCAAAATGTGTAGGATAGAagtgaaaataaatataaagaatGTTGATATACAGATTGAGATGGTTAAAAATCAAatcgaataaaaaaaaatttacatgtcGATCATTAGAAATAATGTTTAGGTTCATGTAACTAATTTCACAGCCTACTCTAATATTTGAAGATGGTTGTGTTATTCTTTCTCTCAAGTCTTAACAAATTGTCAAGTTTAAtggataaaatataataaaatcttcattaaaaatataatgcgTGAATTTCTTTCATTAGATTAGTCTCCTACAATAGTGTtgtacaataataattcaattaaGGAGAAATAATAACGCATTTGATCGAGTTAAAATCAATAgtatgtaaatataaaaaaacataaattgacaaaaataaactaGCTCATTAAATAAATTCAATCAAATATCATATATTAGTCTAATAGTTGAGGATTTTTaactgaaaattattttttacgaCCTATGTGAAGGATTCAATTTCCTCTCTCCTTGACTTGGGCTTATAGAGATTCCTTTCCCTACACTATCCTACgccaaacaaataaaaaaataaaaaatttaactcAATTATAATAGGTTAAGTTTATCATAATCaaagtatttaatttattttatttcgaaaCTAAAGATATGTCTTGAATCCAAATGGGAAATTTTTTATTGACAAATAGGGATTTTTTTCCACGTACATATTGATTTtgcagctagtctcttgaaagCCCGTCTATTTGAGAGATGTATCTTACGTTTAGCCCATcagattaatatttacttatcgtattttttATGCCTACTTAATGTATTCTTAATggctactttcaatatcttataTGTCAacttaaattattcttaatacttacttataatattttaaaaaatatataataagtcAACCCAATTAAAAATAGTCTTTTACAAAAACGGTCACCCACAAAAACTTTGCATTGATTTTGTATGCTTGCTAGTTTACTCTATGAAGATAGTCAACACCGGACCCAGGACAAAACATACTCCAGACATTCAActctaaacaaaataaattgaatagGCCCGGGTTGATGGTTGCCAACTTGTTAATAATAAGTGGATACAAGAATGTAAGACAGTTTTATGTACCGTCAAGATATGagttaaatagtccaattaatataaattataaatagaaatattcaaaataaatttgacaaTTTGACATTCACCGTCTTTTAATTGAATTCGACTTTGAACCAATTGCAATATGAATTTACGATTATGTAAAAATATAATGTGAACGTAAGATTCGATTTTAAATTAATCTGAAATATATGACTCGAATTTAACCCGATCCACAACTAATTAAgagaatataaactttttgATGAGACAGTATGAATAAAGAAATGTTAAATGGTTGGAGTGAGGATAAATGCGCTGAAAGTTGTTAAACGTATGTGTCCTTGTAGCTGTGTGTTTATCATCGATATGCACTATGCTGTGCAGATGAACTGACATTAAAGTAACTTACATTCGTGTACAATAGATCACTGCATTTTGCCCATATATTTAATCCTCATGTAATAAATTTTACCTTTTAGTTGACTATATGAACTTTATCATAAAATTTGaactatttaaattaaaatttgttaatattaaattataatatataaaattcaaaaaaaaaaaatgaattggtTCAAAATAAAGATAGACATTGCAAATAAACGCTTGAGCTTCGACCAACAAAACAGTCATAGAATAATCGCTATGGAGTTTATATCGATCATTTTAcgttgttttttatatttttatttaatttaaactaAATGCCTATTAGTTGTTTTTCTCCTCTAACTTTAATGACCCATATTTGATTGATTGAAAGAGTAATTTGGACCGTGTTTACTTTTGAACAAATTAATGATTTTGAAATCTTTGCTTTTCTATATTGGTGTATCATTGACTTGGTGGTTGTTAATATTAAGTGCTTGAAGTAAAGATAAAGGTATTAGGACATTGTAAACAATGGACTTTTGTCATTGTTATTggctattaaaaaaattatgtcacCAATGATCTTAATTTATGTGGTGGATTTTTTGATCAAGGGAAAATATCATTCTAATTAGACTAAAtaagttaatatttaatttttcatttcaacTCTATTCCTTTTGAGCTTTCGGTTtaatttagctttttttttactcttatatttaattatgtattcatttctttatttatatcagttaattttcattaagtttaatttatttcAACTACATTTAgtcaattcaattcaatttatATGTATTTAGTTTTCAACTCAGTATTACCTCTAACCGACAATATATATTCATAAGTGTATTTATATTGTTACTACTAACCAGATAAAAGATTTGAATAAAAAGTCTAGACTTTAGTTGATTGGGTTCGAAATTTATTGTATCAACATAAAAAAAGGTAAGGGGATCAAAACTTGCAAGGAGTTTAAGTGTTCTAAACAATTTTGTAAGTAGAGAGTAAAAACAATGAGTATTGTGATTCAAACTTAAACCAAaattatttataagttaaatacattatacatattatattttcacaaattttaaCGGAGGGTCACCGACTCACCGTAGTCAGACTTTGCCTACTAATATCTCCACCAAGGTGAAAAAATACAATTTTAGTTACAATTGCGGTAATGATCGAGAAACAAGTATCACGGTCAATacatataatttcacaatcaaAACGACTTATATTTCAATTGCATTAAGcacaaaaatctttacaatacAGTCGCAATACGGTAACGAAGGTATGAGCTCTGCTGCTCAATAAACTAATAAGAAACTTCTACCATGTCATTCTTTTAGTTTTAGAAAGTTCCAACCTTAAGCATTTCTCGTGAACACTAAAATGTCAATCCCATCTCCCCAACCCGTCCCTTCTGAAACGACCTTTTTTCTCATCAATGCAATATGGTCCCAAACCCAAACAAACTCCACCCATGGCACCCAATGGAAAACAGTCTGGCTTGATAGCTTCTTCTTCCAATACTCACATGTCCAACCTTATAAGCTAAAACCTCCTCCAATCACATAATATTTAGTTGTTAGAAGTTGGCTTTTCTTACCACATTTATTACTTATCAAACTTTTCTAAtcttcacataaatatatatatgtatatatatataaacttcaTGATCTTGCTAATTTAGACAAGTAATAAAACCCAAtcccacaacaacaacaaaaaaaaaaaaaaatttaaaaatggggattttattcattttagtaattttcttTCCTACCCTTTATTtccttttcgaattcctaaaaTGGGTTTATATAAAAAGACACCAAGATTGCTACATTCTTGGGTATGAATGCTTCAAACCCACTGATGATCGTAAAGTTAGCATTGAATTTTCTGGGGAAATTTTGATGAGAAATCAGCATCTGGGTCTTAAAGAATTTCAGTTTCTTCTAAAAGCCGTAGTCGGATCTGGAATTGGGGAAGATACGTACGCTCCAAGAAGTATTCTCATGGGTCGTGAAGAAAATCCGACGCTTCAAGACGGTTTAGACGAAATGGACGAGTTTTTCCGAGATAAATGCGTCGAAAATCTGCTCGCTAAATCCGACATTTCTCCGCAAGATATCGACGTTTTAGTCGTGAATGTGTCACTATTTTCACCGTCCCCTTCATTAGCGTCAAGAATTGTGAATCATTATAAGATGAGGGATGATATTAAGGTGTATAACCTTAGTGGGATGGGTTGTAGTGCTAGTATGATTTCTATAAATGTAGTTCAAAACatttttagaaatgaaaagCGTCGATATGCTTTAGTTGTGACATCTGAATCTTTAGCCCCAAATTGGTATACAGGTAATGATAAATCCATGATTTTAACCAATTCTTTGTTTAGATCTGGTGGGTGTGCTGTTTTATTGACTAATAAATGGTCTTTAAGGAAGAAGGCTATGTTCAAACTCAAATGTTTGGTAAGAACACATCATGGGGCTAAGGATGATTCATATGAAAGTGGTATGCAAGTTGAGGATTCTCTTGGTAGATTAGGGTTTTACCTAAGTAAAAATATTCCTAAAGCCGCGACCCGATGTTTGGTTGATAATCTTAAAGAATTAGCTCCTAAGATTTTACCGATAAGGGAATTAGCTCAGTTTGTGGTTGCTGTTATGATAAGGAGATTTTATATAGGTGAAAAGAGTAATAAATCTAAAccgtttattaattttaaaactgGAGTCGATCATTTTTGTTTACATACTGGTGGTAAAGCTGTTATTAATGGTATAGGTGAAAATCTTAAGTTAGATGAGTATGATCTTGAACCGGCAAGGATGACCCTCCACCGGTTTGGGAACACGTCAGCTTGTAGTTTATGGTATGAATTAGCCTATATGGAAGCTAAAAAGAGGCTTAAGAGAGGAGATAGGGTTTTAATGCTTGCTTTTGGGTCAGGATTTAAGTGTAATAGTTGTTTGTGGGAGGTGATGAGGGACTTAAATGGGGATGATGATAATGTATGGGAGGATTGTATTCAAGATTACCCTCCTACAACATTGGTTAGTCCTTTCATGGAAAAGTTTGGTTGGCTTCACAATGAAGACCAAACTACCTTCAAGCTTCCTCATGATAAACAAGATAGAATTGATTTTTACCATCAACTAATGAATCGTTGAACATCAATTTCTCTGTTATTTAGAGTTTTCcttgttaaataaaaaaatttcacataaaattattaaatttggtaaatttaaaaaaacatagaaGTATTATGTGACTATACATTTTATGTTTCAAGGTTATCTTATTGTAGCTAATTACTTAtacaatatatacttttttatagtttgttcTACTTGATTAAAATTTGTAAGTGTTTTTAAAATTAGTTGAATGaaatggataaaaaaaaaaataatatatataaacttCAACTTGTGTTTTCAATTGTAGTTATAAATAGTTATGAATATGGTTTGTCTTTTAATAAagtatttctattattatttattgagttGTCTTTTTCATGTTTTCAATTTAAAAGCTTCATTAATTTATCATTAATTCAATTAACTAATTTATTGTATTAGCAATTCACAAGCAACACAACTACACAAGTATGATAAAATCTTAGATATTAAACAGACACGTATGCTTCGATTCAAGTGATTGGTCAAGGGGTCATGACGTCATGGGTCCGCGCTAAATCCAATGGACAAGATGTcgattcatttgattataaatacttcactattcatcaattattaatgtattatttcaatcttaaatgtttttaattgtattttagtaaaaattataaaagttttatttaataaaatatatattaagatgaataaaaaaagattacatttgactatatttaatttataaatcaagaacaaaacacatattaaaagtAATTGATGAATACTGTTCGAAAATCAATTAGATAATAATAGTGTAGGAGCCGTATTATATAATTCTTCTACACTAGTATAGTATAATTCATAGATCTTTACAAATATAAATTAGctaaaatctaacaaaaaaaaaattagaatacaatcaagaaaaaaaatctaacaTAATATTTTCTAAGTTTTTATACTTGCAACcgtttgacttttgacttttataCCATTCAGAATCTGTATTTTAACCTTGTTTATTGAATAGGGTTTaaggaaaaaatataattatgttttaatatataGTTTTAATGTATCAAttcttgattatttatatatatatatatatatatatatatatatatatatatatatataaatgatctaAAAAATGCATAggcatgaatatatttttttgtaataaacATGTTGCATTAACTCAAaacaagtataaatacataGACACTTTCTTGTTCGACTCACCTATCTTCATCTAGAAACTTAAACTTTAGCATGTGAGATATTGTTAAATCATTTCTAATGTATATCTACTCCATCTATAAATATTTATCCTTGCTATAACATagacaattttaatttatttgttcatACTAcaatatttgtcattttagaAAAGCATATTTAACCTTTAAAATTAAATCCTATTTCAGCTAAAATAAACAGTACATTTTCGTCTATCCGATGGTAAAAAGATTCTTAAAATCTGAATTCCGAAAGACAGCAATCTGCTATGCTATCAAGTGTGACTGTGTGAGGCGGTGGAGCCTTATTCGGTTGCGACGTTCCTCGCTTTCCATTTATGCGCCATTTTTTATTGcctcctctttctctctcttcttcctcTGAGTCTCAGACTACTTAATTACTGGGTTCCTCTCTCAATCTTGCTGCTCACCGCCATGAATGAGGTTTACCATGCTTCCTTTCTTGGTTTTACTTTCGCTCTCTTATTCTACTTCTGTTTGTACAACGAACTTCAATTACTTGTGCAATTTCACTTCCGCAATTCCatgatttcttacttttgtattaaatttaagtttttctattttttagttGTGCTGCGATTAATTGCTTGAAAGTTGAAACGTTGCATcatcttgtaattttattaattttcagttgtgattttaaattttcatgcaTAAAATTTCGCTGTTTTTGGTGCTGGTATATAGTGATTGATAACTAATTCTATATTCTTAGCCATCTTATGTCTGAAAAATGTGCGCTAAATTTGCTTGATATTATCAACTAATCAAGTGAAACAGTTCAAGTCGGTGTCAATTGATTGCATGAATACAATTGCAATTGTTtatcatttcaaaaaataatgttTGTGTTTTTATTCTTGCATTTATGCTCAACGTGGTTCAAATAGTTCCCTGTAAGAGAATTTTAAGTTCAGTGACTAATTTCTATGTCTTCAAATAACCTGTGTTGCTTGGATTTTACTAGCCATTTTGTTATGCTTGCTTTGTACTTGCCAATTTGCTGATTTTAAGAGCTAGTTTTGTACTTGGAGAATACTGCAGATTTGACTTAATCTATGCTGTCTGAAACTTCAAGTTTTTAGTTGTCTGATCATTTTGACGACTATTTTTTCCTTGCCCGTGCTTTTAGACTAATATGATGGTGGTCTAATCTAATATACACGCGTTGAGAACTATTATTTCATGTTTACAAAATACattatgaataatatgaaactgACAAGAAATGAACCTGGTGTTTCCTTGTTGACAGTATTACTACCTCCACTCTTATTTAATACTCCATATTACTATGGCAACAAAATCTGATGTTGGTGATGCACGTATGACATTACATGCATATGAGATGGGTATTGAACGGAGAGAAGGAGaccaaaaatgataaataaggTGAGAATGTAGAAagtaaaaaattgaaaagattgTGAAggggaaaaacaaaaaatatggaTGATAAAGGGAAAaaagatttataaaaaaacgaACAGAGGTAGAATTGACAGTAGTAGCCTTCCAAAATCCAAAGTAAAATTATTGCATGACCACTAAAGATTGTGTGGAAGCGTACATGCATAATTCATTTGCACAACTGTTACATAGTTCAATTGCATTTTTTTGTAATTGAGCcatgtcatatttaaaaattatgtgttatttAATCATGTTAGCGAGTGATACTTGGAACCATAAGGGAAAGATTGTGGTAATGATCGGGATAGCCGCAGCACCTTTGGGTGTTATGAATTGTTTCCTAGCTATCAAAATGTGATGCGTCAACTTAAAAATGTTCCTTTTATCATAATAATTCAAGTTCTCTATAACAAATATCTTAATTAAAGCTTATAATAAACTTTTTAGAACCTAATACATATCATAATAAAGAATATACTGGGAGATATGTTAAAACAACAACTTATAATGGTTGTtacttcataattttaaatcatacaatACGTAATGGGGTTTTGCTGTTCGGTAAACTCAAAATATGTAATAAGTGGTTGTTATGTAAAGGAACAAGCTCATTTTTACTCCATGCTAGGACCTGAAAACTTCATAGCATATAAGGTTATCGTATCTGGGAGTTTCTAGACGTGGGACCAGTGTGCTTGAGGATGAGAAATGTAGTTGTCCGGAACTCATGTTACtcagactcttcattttgcttcacgtaacCATGTTTGATCTTCGatactcggacattggtatgacacttagacacttcattttaggtgtaAAATTGATTGTTTAGAGTTTAGACGTATCCAACACTTAGACACTTACCAGTATCCAACATTAGTAACCGAGTCCAACTAACATAGTCCAGAACTTTCTTCATGTTGAATGCAACACAAACTATGCTGGAACTTCTTGTGCTACTTATTGCTGGTAATAGGAAATGAAATTGATGAAGATACCTAGAAAGCGATCGGGAAGAATTATGCAAATTGAAGTCTACTTCAACGTGATTGCAGAATGATATCTTTGTAATTACCTGTGTTTTTATTATTACATATTCTTAGGAAGGCGAGCTTTTACTTGGTCAAAAAAGGCAATTTGAATTTGTATATAGTGATATTCTGTTTGTAATCTCTTGTATGAAGAGCTTTAACTTTGAAAATGCAATTTCTATCTTGAAATCATTGTAAATGGAGCAAAACCGTggatgtaaattgcaaaatactATTGGAGTTTAAGAATCAGGGATGGAAAGAAGTTGTATTTTAGAATTATGTTTCAAGTTTGTTAAATACCAACCAAAATAAGAGAACCCAAGAATAATTTTTGGTGTCAATTATATCACGTGATAATTTGTATGTTCACATGGGCTATTTGTAAAGCTGTGAGAAAGCTTTAAGACAAAGCAATATCGGTCCTGTTAAAGCACAACTTATTTTTGATTTCTGAATTTCTCGTTATGTTGTGCCTTTTGACTTTTCGATTAATTCAAATGTTTACTTTGGCTATTAAAGCAGTAGAATGTTTTAAGGTTAGAACTGTTTTAAACAGCCTCGATCTGACCTTTACCCGACCTTGTATAATGGAAGTCGGCTTTGACCCGAATTCAAAAATGGATTTACAATGACGTAAAAACGGATGTGGACTCAAGACTTGATTTGACCACACCTGAAACACCTAACCTGAAACTGATCTGATGCCCCAATGAACATTTCTATTCAAGGCGTTGAGGCAGTCTCAAATTTGCTATAATTGtgaaaacaaaacaagtatAAAAAGACATGAAAGAGTATTCTTAATTTTACTTCTTCCACTATTATCTGAGATTTAGTGTTTGTTTTGTAACCCTTTTCACCCCTTCCTTTCTCTCAGGTTAAGGAAGGAGAACGGTGCATTGCTGATTTTCCTTATGGAGGTTTTAGACATAAATGGACTCAACCTAAAGAAGATGATTCCCCTGCTTTATATGTTGATGCAAACTTTGATAAAACATTCAGAATTGATGATATTTCTTCAGTATTTCATTATGAGCTCATTATTAAAAATGGTAATGAGATAGCTTATTCTTGTTTTTCATCTTTTGAGTATCTAAGATTTTGAGTAAAGTAACAAAAGATGAAAATCCTTGTGTCCATAAATGTAATAATATGGCCCCTTTCTGTGGATTTAACAGATGATTGTTCCTGTGCTTCAAATTAATGCTATTCACTTTCAGCATTTGTTATATACTTGTATTTCTGTATTCATAACTTCAATCTTTATGGTCAACATGCAATGAGATTTTATGTTTCATAATCTTGTGGAAAAACCAGTCTTATGCATGTCCTTTGAAGAAGAAAGCCCAAGATTGCTTTCTATTTGGGGGGAGGACTTTGAATTTTATTCGCAGAATGCTGCATTGATGCTTAATCCTTCTTGACCATGTATTGACAACACTTCCTGTTTAGTTTGCTGTTTCTGCTGTACCTGTATACTTTGAGAGTAAAGCAAACCTGAATGTGAGAATGAATTTTGGTTTCTGAGAATGCTCCCTAGGCTTGATGTATTCTAGCAAGACTAATTTTCTTGAGAGTTATCAGTTATAAAGCACCGAAAACCTGTGTAATTGTAGTATCTCAGTTTCTCAGTTACATCTGTTTCTTCTCTACTTTCGTCTTTCCACTATATACCTTATATAGTGATAGTACACTACTCTAAATTGCATGGTTCATGTGCTCCTGAAGGTGGGTTGAATTCTGATGTGACAGGAAAAGGGAACGGCGAAATAAGATGCAGTGTATGTCTCCCTTTCCTCGTTTTCTTTCTCATGTAAATGTAAAAGTAATCTTGTCACATTGTATGTCAATGTGCTTACAATTTTCTTTCATCAAGTATATAACAATACTGCTTGGTGTCTGATGGTCCCTTTTAACGTTAATTTGTCTTTGTTTTGTCTTTGTATggactttaaattattttatgagtTGATGCTTAGGTGCTTTCCATCTTTTCAGAATACGATTCAATGCttgttttctctcttttttctcTTATCTTACACTTTTTGATGTACTCTTTTGTTTGCTTGTGATCTATATTGGTCAATTTTTGCTCTTACTTCTGAATCTTCTTATATTTTATATCTTACTGTTATGCTTGGTAATCATGTAGTTTGTGTTTTGCACCCTTGTAATGAACTGGCAAATTGGGAGAATTTTGGGGATGGCTAGTAATTCTGTTTAGATTGGCTTGCAAAGCAGGCATAGCGGTAGGCAATCGAAGGTAAAAAGTCAGGGAATGAGAGGGAAAATGGTATAAATGTTGGAGAGTAAAGAGAGAAAGGCATTGAAATATTATGAGTGTTATTAGGAGTTGCTTAGGTCATTGTGAGAGAATCAGACCTTTTGTAAGTCTGAAAATTATCATTTACCACTGTAACTTTGAATGtacaaataaaactaatatctTCTTTGTCACTCATTTTTTATAGCAATGTAAGTTTGTTATGAGACCCTTTACATGATGCATATTGATGCTTAATCAAGCTTTGCCTCATGACAAGTTCGAAGTCTATTTTTTCTGATGCTATATGGAAACTcatacttaaataaaaaaatttgaacttctGAATATTTGGAAATAAGTACTCTGATTCTCTGTATTTGGTAACATGGCACATGAGGCTCTGTTTTTTCGCCATTGGATTATTAGCTTGTGTTTATGTTTATGTGGCATAATGAATTTACTCGTATAGGATTTTGATGGAATGCTGCTTGAAGATGAAATGACTAACTTACCTGTAGCAGTCAGCTTCTCACATGCTTCTGAATATCAGTTTGATATGTGCTTGATATTTTTACTTTGGCACTCGAACGACTGGGAGAGATAACTCAGTTTTTATGTAAATCCAGATGTTGATTTTGCAAAATAGGTCCCTGATTTGGATTATAGATTCTGTGATGAATTGAGTTCAGGTGATTTGAGATCTGAGATCCACTCTCCAGGAACTAGCAATGAAGTAGGGGTATCTGAATCACCTATTCTAGAGCCTAAATGTTTGATCAATTTAGACAATCAAGTGCTGATGAAATGCATGGTGACTCTAGGAGCAAATGTTGGCACGAGACCAGTGGAGGATAAGATGAATTTTACAAGCTCACAGAAATTGatgattttttgaaaattggtGATACTCAAAGCTCTTTGGAGAATGCTTGCACCTTTGGTCAAAATAGAGAAGAAAGTCATTGTTCTCTCATCTCTGTGAAACCACCATGCACTTCCATTGGCACTCTTGATGATGCTGGCTCAGTAAGTCAATGCACAGATAACTTATCAACCGACAGCTGTGCTGAAACCCAAATAGCAAATACTAGACAAAGGAGATCGAGTAGACCTCCACTTAGGTATCTTGATGGATCACCGTGGCTGAAGTCAAGACTTTATGGGGAAAAGAAACGTCCTACTAGCTTGACAAAGGAAAAAGATCTTGAAGTTAGGTATCAGAAGAAGTACGGAAGGAAAGCATTGGAAATTAAAGCATCAAAGGCTCTGGCAAGCAATTTGGTGTATATGGATTTTATTCAATATCTTAATTTTCTTATGTTCCTACCTTTACTCgaattcattaaattttttacatTAAGTAATTCAAAAGGTTCTTAAATTGCCCAGTGTTTGCAGTTGAAGTTAGTTCAGCTGTTTAGAAAATTTTGGGTTATTATCTTGTTCCAACATTTATCATCTTAAGCATATGAATGCATGGAAATGATCATGGATGTGAGCATTAACA
The sequence above is drawn from the Amaranthus tricolor cultivar Red isolate AtriRed21 chromosome 5, ASM2621246v1, whole genome shotgun sequence genome and encodes:
- the LOC130813257 gene encoding 3-ketoacyl-CoA synthase 12-like, whose amino-acid sequence is MGILFILVIFFPTLYFLFEFLKWVYIKRHQDCYILGYECFKPTDDRKVSIEFSGEILMRNQHLGLKEFQFLLKAVVGSGIGEDTYAPRSILMGREENPTLQDGLDEMDEFFRDKCVENLLAKSDISPQDIDVLVVNVSLFSPSPSLASRIVNHYKMRDDIKVYNLSGMGCSASMISINVVQNIFRNEKRRYALVVTSESLAPNWYTGNDKSMILTNSLFRSGGCAVLLTNKWSLRKKAMFKLKCLVRTHHGAKDDSYESGMQVEDSLGRLGFYLSKNIPKAATRCLVDNLKELAPKILPIRELAQFVVAVMIRRFYIGEKSNKSKPFINFKTGVDHFCLHTGGKAVINGIGENLKLDEYDLEPARMTLHRFGNTSACSLWYELAYMEAKKRLKRGDRVLMLAFGSGFKCNSCLWEVMRDLNGDDDNVWEDCIQDYPPTTLVSPFMEKFGWLHNEDQTTFKLPHDKQDRIDFYHQLMNR